From a single Pseudomonas sp. A34-9 genomic region:
- a CDS encoding TetR/AcrR family transcriptional regulator, with the protein MKPTYDDTRQHLLDTGHRMMAEKGFTSVGLNEILQTAGVPKGSFYHYFKSKELYGQALLADYFVGYLADMERRLTLPGLSAYERLMDYWQGWQNRCTLEGHGDECLVVKLSAEVADLSESMRLTLRDGAEQVVARIALCIEQGQAENCLPQGNARHLAETLYQLWLGASLLNKLQRTGQSLETSMAMTQHLLRV; encoded by the coding sequence ATGAAACCGACCTACGACGACACCCGCCAACACTTGCTCGACACCGGCCACCGGATGATGGCCGAGAAAGGCTTCACCAGTGTCGGCCTCAACGAAATCCTGCAAACCGCCGGTGTGCCCAAGGGTTCGTTCTATCACTACTTCAAATCCAAAGAGTTGTACGGCCAGGCGCTGCTCGCGGATTACTTCGTCGGCTACCTCGCCGACATGGAGCGACGCCTGACGCTGCCGGGGCTCAGCGCCTATGAGCGCTTGATGGATTACTGGCAGGGCTGGCAGAACCGTTGCACCCTCGAAGGCCACGGCGACGAGTGTCTGGTGGTGAAACTCAGTGCCGAAGTCGCCGACCTGTCGGAGTCAATGCGCCTTACCTTGCGTGATGGTGCCGAGCAAGTGGTGGCGCGCATTGCCCTGTGTATCGAGCAGGGCCAAGCCGAAAACTGCCTGCCCCAGGGCAACGCCCGGCATCTGGCGGAAACCCTGTATCAGTTGTGGCTGGGCGCCAGTTTGCTGAATAAATTGCAGCGCACCGGGCAATCCCTGGAAACTTCGATGGCGATGACCCAGCACCTTTTGCGCGTTTGA
- a CDS encoding cryptochrome/photolyase family protein, protein MNKTRRLCLVLGDQLSFDLASLADLDGKQDCVLLVEVMEEATHVAHHPQKIALIFSAMRHFAQALKNQGIRVHYVTLDDPHNSGSVPGELKRWQALLQANEVHLTECGDWRLEQSLKDCGLPIHWHADNRFLCSRDEFRAWAAGKKQLRMEFFYREMRRKSRLLLNGDGTPVGGAWNFDADNRKALPKNVKAPYPAGFTNDAITREVLALVNDRFASHYGSLDDFNYPVTHADAQALWAWFLDYGLAGFGDYQDAMASNEPFLFHARISAALNIGLLDLRQLCSDVESAYWSGSVALNAAEGFIRQLIGWREYVRGVYWLHMPEYAEGNAFGNTRRLPEFYWTGETQMNCMRQAIGQSLKHAYAHHIQRLMVTGNFALLAGIAPKQICEWYLAIYMDAFDWVELPNTLGMVMHADGGYLGSKPYCASGQYIHRMSDYCRDCAYSVRETTADNACPFNALYWHFLMRHADLLRGNQRMGMMYKNLDRMPHAKQQALWQRGQKLLDSLDKGESL, encoded by the coding sequence ATGAACAAAACCCGTCGGCTGTGCCTGGTTCTGGGTGACCAGCTGTCTTTTGATCTGGCTTCATTGGCCGATCTGGATGGCAAACAAGACTGTGTGCTGCTGGTCGAGGTCATGGAGGAAGCCACCCATGTTGCCCATCACCCGCAGAAGATCGCGCTGATTTTCAGCGCCATGCGTCACTTCGCTCAGGCACTGAAAAATCAGGGCATCCGTGTGCATTACGTGACCCTCGACGACCCGCACAACAGCGGCTCGGTGCCCGGCGAATTAAAGCGCTGGCAGGCGCTGCTGCAGGCGAACGAGGTGCACCTGACCGAATGCGGCGACTGGCGTCTGGAGCAATCACTGAAGGATTGTGGCTTGCCGATCCATTGGCATGCCGATAACCGTTTCCTCTGCAGCCGCGACGAATTCCGCGCGTGGGCCGCTGGCAAAAAGCAGCTGCGCATGGAGTTTTTCTACCGCGAGATGCGCCGCAAAAGTCGCCTGTTGCTTAACGGTGACGGCACGCCAGTCGGCGGCGCGTGGAACTTTGACGCCGACAATCGCAAAGCCCTGCCGAAAAACGTCAAGGCGCCCTACCCGGCTGGTTTTACCAACGATGCAATCACCCGCGAAGTCCTCGCGCTGGTCAATGATCGTTTTGCCAGCCACTACGGCAGCCTGGATGATTTCAACTACCCGGTGACCCATGCCGACGCCCAGGCATTGTGGGCCTGGTTTCTAGACTATGGCCTGGCGGGCTTCGGCGATTATCAGGACGCCATGGCCAGCAACGAGCCGTTTCTGTTCCATGCGCGCATCAGCGCAGCGCTGAACATCGGCTTGCTGGACCTGCGCCAACTCTGCAGTGATGTGGAGTCTGCCTATTGGTCCGGCAGCGTTGCCCTGAATGCCGCCGAAGGCTTCATCCGCCAATTGATCGGCTGGCGCGAATATGTCCGAGGCGTTTACTGGCTGCACATGCCGGAGTACGCCGAGGGCAATGCCTTCGGTAACACGCGGCGCTTGCCAGAGTTCTACTGGACCGGCGAGACGCAGATGAACTGCATGCGCCAGGCCATCGGCCAAAGCCTCAAACACGCTTACGCCCATCACATTCAGCGCCTGATGGTGACGGGCAATTTCGCCCTGCTCGCCGGCATCGCGCCGAAGCAAATCTGTGAATGGTATCTGGCCATTTACATGGACGCGTTCGACTGGGTCGAGCTGCCCAATACCCTCGGCATGGTCATGCACGCCGATGGCGGTTACCTCGGCTCCAAACCTTATTGCGCCAGCGGCCAGTACATCCATCGGATGTCGGATTACTGTCGCGACTGCGCTTACTCAGTGCGCGAAACCACGGCCGATAACGCCTGCCCGTTCAATGCGTTGTACTGGCATTTCCTGATGCGTCATGCCGACCTTCTGCGTGGCAATCAGCGCATGGGCATGATGTACAAAAACCTCGACCGCATGCCGCACGCCAAGCAACAAGCACTGTGGCAACGCGGGCAGAAGCTGCTCGACAGCCTGGATAAGGGCGAGTCGTTATGA
- a CDS encoding type 1 glutamine amidotransferase domain-containing protein: protein MKILMVLTSHDQLGNTGKKTGFWLEEFAAPYYAFKDAGADVTLVSPAGGQPPLDPKSDEPDAQTAETDRFRQDPAAQQALANTGRLADVSAEGFDAVFYPGGHGPLWDLAEDKHSIALIEAFDRANKPHGFVCHAPGVLRHVLTADSKPLVQHREVTGFTNSEEAAVGLTDVVPFLIEDEFQRLGGYYSKVADWQVHVVADGQLVTGQNPASSAAVAEKLLKMLG from the coding sequence ATGAAAATCCTGATGGTTCTGACTTCCCACGATCAACTCGGTAACACCGGCAAAAAAACCGGCTTCTGGCTGGAAGAGTTCGCCGCGCCCTACTACGCCTTCAAGGACGCCGGCGCCGACGTCACTCTGGTTTCCCCGGCTGGCGGCCAGCCGCCACTCGACCCGAAAAGCGATGAGCCTGATGCTCAAACCGCCGAGACCGATCGCTTCCGTCAGGATCCGGCGGCACAACAGGCACTGGCCAACACCGGTCGTTTGGCCGACGTCAGCGCTGAAGGTTTCGATGCCGTGTTTTATCCGGGTGGCCACGGCCCGCTGTGGGATCTGGCCGAAGACAAGCACTCGATCGCGTTGATCGAAGCGTTCGACCGCGCCAACAAACCCCACGGTTTTGTCTGCCATGCACCTGGCGTATTGCGCCATGTCCTCACCGCTGACAGCAAACCGTTGGTACAGCATCGCGAAGTCACCGGTTTCACCAATTCCGAAGAAGCCGCTGTCGGCCTGACGGACGTGGTGCCGTTCCTGATCGAGGACGAATTCCAGCGTCTCGGCGGTTATTACTCGAAAGTCGCTGACTGGCAGGTGCATGTGGTCGCCGACGGCCAACTGGTCACGGGCCAGAACCCGGCCAGCTCCGCCGCCGTCGCCGAAAAACTGCTGAAGATGCTCGGCTAA
- a CDS encoding alkene reductase: MNHSSFFTPVKLGHHTLKNRIVLPPLTRQRSTQPGNIANELMAEYYQQRAGAGLLVTEGTQIEPRGQGYAWTPGIHTPEQIAGWRKVTEAVHAVDGVIFAQLWHVGRVSHTALQPDGAAPVSASAVATDRVSVFIETAPGAGELVPPSAPRALSTDEVQALVQLYIQAARNAMDAGFDGIELHCANGYLVNQFISAHSNLRNDQYGGSLHNRLRFLKEVVAGVAECIGKEKVGVRFAPLFTTTDEARTYLGMVEEDPHTTYIEAIKVLQDVGIAYLSIAEADWDNAPAMPLTFRQAVRDSFSGAIIYAGRYTAESGAQLLDSGLADLVAFGRPFMANPDLPARIANDWPLNALNPATVYGGTAEGYTDYPVYPG, translated from the coding sequence ATGAATCACAGCAGTTTCTTCACACCCGTCAAACTGGGCCATCACACCCTGAAAAACCGTATTGTCCTGCCGCCCCTCACCCGCCAGCGCAGCACCCAACCGGGCAATATCGCCAATGAGCTGATGGCCGAGTATTACCAACAGCGCGCCGGCGCCGGTCTGCTGGTCACTGAAGGCACGCAGATCGAACCTCGTGGCCAGGGTTATGCGTGGACGCCGGGCATTCATACGCCTGAGCAAATCGCCGGTTGGCGCAAAGTCACCGAGGCCGTGCATGCCGTGGACGGGGTGATTTTCGCCCAGCTGTGGCACGTCGGCCGCGTCTCCCACACCGCGTTGCAACCCGACGGCGCTGCCCCGGTATCCGCGTCCGCCGTAGCCACCGACCGGGTCAGCGTGTTTATCGAAACCGCGCCCGGCGCCGGTGAACTGGTGCCGCCGTCGGCGCCTCGCGCACTGAGCACTGATGAAGTCCAGGCACTGGTTCAGCTGTACATCCAGGCGGCGCGCAACGCGATGGACGCCGGTTTCGACGGCATTGAATTGCACTGCGCCAATGGTTATCTGGTGAACCAGTTCATCTCCGCCCACAGCAATTTGCGCAACGATCAGTACGGTGGCTCGCTGCACAACCGTCTGCGTTTTCTCAAGGAAGTGGTTGCCGGTGTCGCCGAGTGCATCGGCAAAGAAAAAGTCGGCGTGCGTTTCGCACCGCTGTTCACCACCACCGATGAAGCGCGGACCTATTTGGGCATGGTCGAAGAGGATCCGCACACCACTTACATCGAAGCGATCAAAGTGCTGCAAGACGTCGGCATTGCCTATCTGTCCATCGCCGAAGCAGACTGGGACAACGCCCCGGCAATGCCCCTCACGTTTCGTCAGGCCGTGCGCGACAGCTTCAGCGGCGCGATCATTTACGCCGGACGCTATACCGCAGAATCCGGCGCGCAACTGCTCGACTCCGGGCTGGCCGATCTGGTCGCCTTCGGCCGGCCGTTCATGGCCAACCCCGATCTGCCGGCGCGGATTGCCAATGACTGGCCGTTGAATGCGTTGAACCCGGCGACGGTGTATGGCGGTACCGCGGAGGGCTACACCGACTACCCCGTTTATCCCGGCTAA
- the ycaC gene encoding isochorismate family cysteine hydrolase YcaC has translation MTTPTYNRLNKDDAIVLLVDHQTGLISLVQDFSPNEFKNNVLALADLAKFFELPTILTTSFEQGPNGPLVPELKEMFPDAPYIARPGQINAWDNEDFVKAIKATGRKQIIIAGVVTDVCVAFPTLSALAEGFDVFVVTDASGTFNTTVQQAAWSRMTQAGAQMMNWFSVACELHRDWRNDIEGLGNLLSQRIPNYRNLMNSYSALTAQQK, from the coding sequence ATGACCACTCCAACCTACAACCGCCTGAACAAAGACGACGCCATTGTGCTGCTGGTTGATCACCAGACCGGTCTGATTTCTCTGGTACAGGACTTCTCGCCCAACGAATTCAAGAACAACGTGCTGGCCCTGGCCGATCTGGCCAAGTTCTTCGAACTGCCGACCATCCTCACCACCAGTTTCGAACAAGGCCCGAACGGCCCGCTGGTACCAGAGTTGAAAGAGATGTTCCCGGACGCGCCGTACATTGCTCGCCCAGGTCAGATCAACGCCTGGGACAACGAAGATTTTGTGAAGGCGATCAAAGCCACCGGCCGCAAGCAGATCATCATTGCCGGTGTAGTGACGGATGTCTGCGTAGCGTTCCCGACCTTGTCGGCGCTGGCAGAAGGGTTTGATGTGTTTGTGGTGACCGATGCTTCCGGCACCTTCAACACCACCGTGCAACAAGCTGCGTGGAGCCGCATGACCCAGGCCGGCGCACAGATGATGAACTGGTTCTCGGTGGCGTGTGAGCTGCACCGCGACTGGCGCAACGACATTGAAGGGCTGGGTAACTTGCTGTCGCAGCGAATCCCCAACTACCGCAACCTGATGAACAGCTACTCGGCGCTGACGGCTCAGCAGAAGTAA